Genomic segment of Geminocystis herdmanii PCC 6308:
TTTCCCAAGATTTAATTTTGTTAACTCGTAATCGAAAAGACTTTAGTAAAGTTCCTAATTTAATTCTTGAAGATTGGACAACTTAGTTCATTGTCACCCCTTTAGGGTAATAACGCCTCAAGCCATTACTACAAACTTATAATAAACCATTTTAGATGGAGTCAAAATCATGCAAACATCCACCAAAAAATTCGCTGAAAAAATGGAAAAACAATTTTATCAAGACAGCTTTTTAACCATCGAAAATGTCTCCAAAATTTACCCTACTCCCAAAGGAGATTATACAGTATTAAAAGACGTTAATTTAACCGTCAATCAAGGAGAATTTATCTGCGTAATTGGGCATTCAGGATGCGGAAAATCTACCCTTTTAAACATGGTTTCTGGCTTTTCTCAACCAACTTTTGGCAGTGTAAAATTAAAGGGAAAACCCATTACAAAACCGGGTCCCGATCGAATGGTAGTATTTCAAAACTACGCTCTTTTACCTTGGTTAACGGTGTTTGAAAATGTCTATCTCGCCATTGATGCGGTATTCCCTGAGAAAAAAGAAGCGGAAAAACGTGCGATCGTAAGAGATCATTTAGCTTTAGTAGGTTTAACGGAAGCCTCCGAAAAGAAACCCCCTCAAATTTCTGGGGGGATGAAACAACGTACTTCGATCGCCCGTGCCTTAGCAATACGCCCTGAAGTCCTTGTCTTAGACGAACCTTTCGGCGCACTTGATCCGATTACTAAGGAAGAATTACAAGAAGAATTACTCAATATCTGGAACGAATATCGTTGTAACGTATTAATGATCACCCACGATATTGATGAAGCCTTGTTTTTAGCCGATCGACTGGTAATGATGACCAATGGACCTTCTGCAAATATAGGTGAAATTATGAATATTCCTTTCCCTCGCCCCCGTGATAGAGAACGCATTATGGAAGACCCTTTGTATTATGATTTGCGTAACTACGCCCTAGACTTTCTTTATAATCGCTTCGCCCACGATGTGGATTAAATTTATTAAGATATTTAGATTTTGTTGGTAGGCGATCGCCTACCTTTTTTATGGTAATTTAAAGATAAATATACAAAAGTAATTTATAAAACTTTAATAAAATAAGTGTAAAATATTATGAATATTATTTTAATTAATTTTTTAAAAATTTTCTTTTACAGGAGTTATTTATGTTTAATAAAACCACTGAAAAAACCATGCACTCCGTGAGGTGGATTTTAACCTTAGGTTGGCTTTTTTTAATTTTATCTTTGTTTTATGATCCCATTTCTCCTATATTAACTTCTCCTGATAATTTAGTTAGTCCTTTAAGGGTTAATTTAGATGTTTGCATTTCTGTTCAAGGTAGTTGTTTAGAGAAAAATTATTATTATTTAGGAACTCCAATTTTTTGGGGAATTATAGTTCCTAGTTCTATCTTTATTTTGCTTATTTTTGGTCATGAATTATGGCGCAGAATTTGCCCTTTATCTTTCCTTTCTCAAATTCCAAGGGCGTTAGGTTGGCAACGAAAAATTAAACGAGTTAGTAATAATGGGGCAGTGCGTTTTGAAATCCCTAGAGTAGATAAAAATTCATGGTTAGGACGTAATTATTTATATGTACAAATGGCATGGTTTTTTATTGGTTTATGTTCTCGAATTTTGTTTGTTAATGCCGATCGAATAGCTCTTGCTATGTGGTTATTATTTACTATTTTTGTGGCTATTTTTATCGGTTATTATTATGGTGGTAAATCATGGTGTAACTATTTCTGCCCCATGTCTCCCGTGCAAAAAATTTACGCCGAACCTAACTCATTATTCGGTAGTAAAGCTCATATTACCGATGAGAAAATTACCCAATCAATGTGTCGAATTATCGAAGATAATCAAGAAAAAAGTGCTTGTATTGCCTGTCAAAGTCCTTGCATTGATATTGACTCAGAAAGAAGTTATTGGGATGGCATTAATCATAAAAATCGACAATTATTATACTATGGTTATTTCGGTTTAGTTATTGGTTATTTTCTCTATTATTATTTATATGCAGGTAATTGGGATTATTATTTTTCTGGTATTTGGGCTTATGAAAAAAATCAATTAACTACTCTTTTTAATCCCGGTTTTTATCTTTTTAATCAACCTATTCCTATCCCGAAAATTATCGCTGTACCCCTTACGTTGAGCTTTTCTACTTTTGTCGCTTATTATTTAGGTAAAAACATTGAAAATTTATTATGTAAAAACTATCAAAATCGTCTCTCTTCTGAGTTAATTAGACATCGTATTTTTACCGTTATCACTTTTATTATTTTTGACTTTTTCTTTATTTTTGCAGGTCGATCGTGGTTAGTTTTATTACCCATTAAAGTTCAATATATTTGGGATTTTATGTTAGTCTTTTTAAGTTCAATCTGGTTGTATCAAAATTGGGATAAGAGTCCTGAAGTTTATAATAAAGAAAGTTTAAGCAGTCGTTTCCGTAAGCAACTGAAGAAATTAGGCTTAAATATTAGTCGTTTTTTAGAAGGAAAATCTCTAGAAAATTTGAATACCGATGAGGTTTATGTTTTAGCAAAAGTTCTTCCCGAATTTACAAAAGATAAGCGTCAAGAAGTGTATAAAAATGTGTTAAAAGAATCTTTAGAGGAAGGCTATGTTAACACCGTTAGTAGTCTGGAAGTGTTAGCCCAAATGCGATCGCAATTAGGTATTAATGAAGATGAACACCGTATTATCTTAACAGAATTAGGGGTTGAAGACCCTTCTTTATTAGATGTTTCTAAGTTACATTCTCTGGAAAATTCCGTGCGTTTGACAGGGTATCGCAAAGCCTTAGAAAGAATGCTATCTCTACAGCAAAAAACCTCCATCGAAGATTTATTACAAAACAATTCTCAAGACATACGAAAATTAAGACAGGAATATTCCATTACTTATCAAGAGGAGGAGGAAATTTTACAAGGGTTACAACCTGAGTCTGGTATCATAGCGAAATCTGAGCATATTTTAGCCCAGTTAGAATATCTCATCGAACGTTATCACACCCTCAATCAACCTCGTTTTTTACCCCAAGGGGAAGTATTAAACCTGTTAAGAAAGACAGTAACAGAGAAAAAACGTCTTTTAATTAGAGGATTGTTAGAAATTATCGAAAAAAGTGAAGATTTGTCTATTAATGAAGAAATTGCCCGAAATTTAGTTAATCTTTCTCCTAGTGTGTTACTAGAAACATTAAGTAATCCTGCATCTAATTGGAGTAACAGATTGCCCAATAATGTGTTATCGATTCTTAAACAACCAAATAAAAATGTAAGTTGTGCTTTAGATATAAATGAAGCTACAATCATTGATCATCTCCACAGTTTAGTATTAGAATCTAATCCAATTATTCAGGCAATTAGTCTTTATATATTAGCTCAAGTTAATTTTGAAATTGCTAAAGAAGAAGCAAAAAATATACTAGCAGAAAAACCTCATTTTTTAGTTACAGATATAGTAAATATATTAATTAAATCTGAGAAATTAAGTTTAAATAAATGTGAGATTTTGGCAAAAATTATCTATTTAAGTAATGCTTCTTTCTTTGAGAGAACTTATAGTAATACTTTAATTAAATTAGGGGAGTTATCATATTTTAAAAATTATCAAGAAAATGAGATTATTTCTGATGAAGGGGATACTTGTCGAGAGTTATTATTATTGATTGAAGGTAGAGTAGAAATTATCAAACCCTGTGTTGATGATACTCCAATTATTTCTAGTTTATTACCCGGACAAATTTTAGATGAGTTAGAAGTTTTAGCCCATGAAAAACAGTCTGGAAAAATTATCGCCAAAACTACTCCCACCAAAATTTTAGCGATCGCAGTAGATACTTTTGATGAAATTTTAGAACAAGATCAAGAATTTTCTCGACGTATTTTAGAGTTAGAAACCAGCCGTTTGAAACAAATTATTAATTAAAGCTCGATCGTATTTTCAGTAGATACATAAATCGGTAGAGGCGTAAAATTTTACGTCTCTACAATGGTTTTAGCCGTTCAACATTTAATTCCTGCCAAAAGTCTATTAAATTAATAGAAAAAAATTAGAGATTGTGATAAGCTGGTAAAGTTGTCAAAATTCGCACATCTGGGATGTCGGGTGTTTCTAAAATCAGAAATAGAACTAACCCAGATGGAGGATAAACCCGAAATAAAGGAGAATAAAAATGTCAGTAGTTACCTTAAAAGAACTATTAGATTCTGGTGTACACTTTGGGCATCAGACTCGTCGTTGGAATCCCAAAATGGCGCCTTATATCTACACCGCTAGAAATGGGGTACATATCATCGATTTAGTGCAAACAGCACAATTAATGGATGAAGCCTATAACTACATCAAAAAAGCCGCCGAAAGTGGTAAGAAAGTACTGTTTGTTGGTACTAAGCGTCAAGCCGCAGGTATTATCGCCCAAGAAGCCAGTCGTTGCGGTGCATTCTACATCAATCAACGTTGGTTAGGTGGTATGCTCACTAACTGGGAAACCATCAAATCCAGAGTAGCACGTCTTAAAGATTTAGAAGAATTAGAAGAAAGTGGCGCTTTAGACAGACGTCCAAAAAAAGAAGCATCTGTTTTACGTCGTGAATTAAACAAACTCCAAAAGTACCTCGGCGGTATCAAGGATATGCGTCGTGTACCTGATGTTGTAGTAATTATTGACATTCGCAGAGAACATAACGCCATCAAAGAGTGTGAAAAACTCAATTTACCTGTTGTGTCTATGCTTGATACTAACTGTAATCCTGAATTGGTGGACTTCCCTATTCCTGCTAATGATGACGCAATTCGATCGATCAAACTTATCATTGGTAAATTAGCCGATGCTATTTATGAAGGGCGTTACGGCAAAGCCGTTGCCGAAGGCAGATTCGATGAATTTGAAGAATCTTTAGCTAGTGGTGAACCAGACTACGATGAAGATTACGAAGATGAAGAATATGACGAAGATGCTGACAGTGGCGAAGAAGAATAAATAAGTAGGGAATGGGGAATGGAGAATGGAGAATGGAGAATGGAGAATGAATAATGGAGAATAGATAATTTAAAACTTATTACTTACTCTCCCCTATCTCCTATCTTCTATTTCCTAACTCAAGTTAGTATTCGGTTCAATTCGTGTAATGATTATTGAAGATAATTTTATAAAAATTTAAGTATTATGGCAGAAATTACAGCTAAATTAGTAAAAGAACTTAGAGAAAAAACTAACGCAGGGATGATGGATTGCAAAAAAGCCCTCGTAGAAAATGATGGTGACATCCAAAAAGCTACTGAATGGTTACGTCAAAAAGGTATCACTTCCGCCGAGAAAAAAGCAGGTAGAGTTGCCGCCGAAGGTATTGTAGAAAGCTATATTCATACTGGGGGAAGAATCGGTGTACTGGTTGAAGTCAACTGCGAAACTGATTTCGTTGCCCGTCGTGAAGATTTCCAAGCCTTAGCGAAAAATATTGCTATGCAAATTGCGGCTTGTCCTAATGTAGAATATGTCAAAATTGCAGATATTCCTCAAGACATCGTTACCAAAGAGAAAGAAATCGAAATGGGTAGAGATGATTTAGGTAATAAACCAGCCAATATCAAAGAAAAAATCGTTGAAGGTAGAATCCAAAAACGTTTAGGGGAAATGTGTTTACTCAGTCAACCTTATATCCGTGAGCAAGGTATTACCGTTGAAGAATTAATCACTCAACAAATTTCTAAAATTGGTGAAAATATCCAAGTGCGACGTTTTACCCGTTTTGTCTTAGGGGAAGGCATCGAAAAAGAAGAAACCAATTTTGCTGAAGAAGTTGCCGCCCAAGCAGGGTTAAAATAATTAGGAATTAGGAATTAGGAATTTTTATAATAGCCCTAAATATTCGATCGAACTTATCAAATTATTACCTTTAAAATTATCAATAAAAATGAGTAAGTCAATCAAACAGTTACGCAATGATTTGACCATTTTGAATGAAAAAATTAAGGATTTAGCCACTAATTTACAAGATTTATATTGTCATTATTTTGAAAATTTAAGTGCTGTTATTAAACGTCAATTAACGGTAGCTACTTATCAAATTTGTACTCAAAAATATCCTACAGCTTTTTTAGATTTAAGTTATCAAAAAAGATACGATTTACAACAAAAAATTAAGGGATTAGAAACTGTTTTTAAAGAAGATTTATTTAAGGCTTTAAGTTTGATCGACCTTAGTAATAATCAAGTTATTCAAGAGTTTTATTCTAAAATTATTAAAGCTATTTCTGAGGAAGAAATATCCTCCCAAAAGAATTTATCAGATGTCGAAATAACGGAAAATAATCAAACAGATTTAACTAAGGAAGAAGAATTAGATTCCCAAGATTTAATTAAATTGCAGTTAGATATTGAAGATTGTTTAGAAGAATGTTTAACCAATATTTCCCATCGTGCCAATAAATATTTACAGGAAGCCCATATTTTACCTGATAAAATACCTAGTAAAATTATCGAAATGGCATTACAAGCGGAAGAAAATACTTCTCTTGTTAGTGGTGCACCTAATCTCCTTAGTTTACTAATTGAAAGAGAAGATAAATCAGATCATAATATTGATATTACTCCCATTGTTGCGGTATGTTTAAGATTAACCGAAATCGAATTTAATGATCCTAGTTTAAATGTAATTCGACAAAAAATTAACACTTTTCTTAAACAATTAGATGAACTAGATAACGAGTATCAAAGAAAACGACAAAAATACTCGATCGCCCTCGCTGAATCTGCATGGCGCAGTAGTTGGAATGAGGAATGAAGAATTAAGAATTAAGAATTAAGAATTAAGAATTAAGAATTAGTTGAATTATTGACAGTTAATAAATTTCCATGAATGAAAAAAATATAGTTATTCCTGATGTGATTATCGGTTTGGGAAATCCCGAACAAAAGTACGATCGAACTCGTCATAATATCGGGTTTGAAATAGTAGATTATTTAGCCCTAAAATGGGGTTTTAGTTGGCAAAAAAACCAGAAATTTAATGCTCTAATTTGTGAAGGAATTGCCCCCAATCGTCGTAGAATTAGGTTAGTAAAACCCTTAACTTATATGAATCGATCGGGTCAATCCGTCAGAGCCGTGCTAGACTGGTATAAACTGAGTGCTGACTCCATTTTAGTTATCTATGATGACATGGATTTACCCTTCGGGAGAATCAGATTAAGGCTGTCAGGTTCAGCCGGAGGACATAACGGCATGAAATCCATCATTTCCCATGTGGGAGGGCAAAATTTCCCCCGTTTTCGCATCGGTATCGGCAAATCTGGCGGAAAAGAAGAAACTATTGGTCATGTTTTAGGGAAGTTTTCCACCACAGAAACAAAAATTATTGAGGAGTTAAAAATATTAACCTATGATGCCATTAATGTTAGTTTAAAAGATGGTATAGAAAAAGCGATGAGCCTTTATAATCAAAAATTTATCGAAATTTAATCTATTTTTATCCTCAACCAAAATGACTTTAACCCAAGTAAATCAATTACCTCATATTCAAGCAATTATTGAATTAGCTAAATCGAAAAATAGTGATTCAGAACAAGTTTTTATTATCAATCATATTAATTGGCAAGAATACGAAAATTTATTGGAATTTATGAGTGATAATAGTGGGGTTTTATTTAAGTATGAGGAGGAAACTTTAGTTATCATGTCTCCCAGTCGCAATCATGAAATTTTTAAAGAAAATATCGGTATTTTAATCGAAACTTATTGTTTAATAAAAAAGATTAAATTTTATTCATTAGGCTCAACCACTTTTCGCTCTCAAAAAAAATTAAAAGGAATTGAACCAGATAAAAGTTATTGTTTTAATAGTCGCAAAGAATTTCCTGATTTAGCGATTGAAATTATTATCACCAGTGGTGGTATTAATAGTTTACAAATCTATCGAGATTTAGGAGTAAAAGAAGTGTGGTTTTGGGAGAGAGAAAAATTAACAGTTTATCATTTAGAAAAAGAGGAATATCAGAAAGTACAACAAAGTCGTTTATTACCTGATATAGACTTAGATTTATTCGCTAATTTAGTGATTAAAAGTGAACCTTTAGAAGCGATTTTAGAATTTACAAAAACATTGGAAGAAAAATAAAAAAGACTTTTTCACCTGAGTACCTTTTTTTAGACATAATCTATCATACTGAGGAGTAAGAGAGCTAAACTTATTCTTGATGCTCGATCGAGAATTAAAGTAAATATGTGCTAAATAGTTAAATTATAGATATAGTAGCAAAATAGAGAACCGAAATAATAATCTATGTCCACATTAGTCATCGTTGAATCACCTACCAAAGCCAAAACCATCCGCAACTACCTACCTAAAGGTTATCAGGTAGAGGCATCCATGGGGCATATCCGAGACTTGCCTTCCTCCGCCGAGGAAATTCCCCCTGAGTTTAAACAGTTTGATTGGGCAAGATTAGGAGTGAATGTTGAGAATAATTTTGAGCCTATTTATGTTATCCCCAAAGGTAAAAATAAAACCGTACAACAATTAAAACAAGCCTTAAAATCTGCGGATGAGTTAATTCTAGCAACGGATGAAGACAGGGAAGGAGAAAGCATCAGTTGGCATTTATTACAGCTATTAAAGCCAAAAGTGCCGATTAAACGCATGGTTTTCCATGAAATTACCAAAGATGCGATTCAACAGGCTTTAAATAATTGCCGTGACATTGATGAAAATTTGGTACACGCCCAAGAAACACGGCGTATTCTCGATCGACTTGTAGGCTATACTTTATCGCCTTTACTGTGGAAAAAAATTGCTGCCGGGTTATCCGCAGGGAGAGTACAGTCTGTCGCTGTGCGTCTATTAGTACAAAGAGAGAGAGAAAGAAGGGCATTTAAAGAAGCTCAGTACTGGGATTTAAAAGCCTTATTAAATCATGCCAAAACAAACTTTGAAGCAAAATTAACCACCTTAAAAGGGCAAAAACTGGCAAATGGTAGCGATTTTGATCCCAAGACAGGGAAGTTAGCACCTAACAAAAAAGTACTTGTACTAAAGGAACAAGAGGCTACAGAACTGAAAGCTCGTTTGACGGGAAAACCTTGGGAAGTCAAGGATACGGAGGAAAAAGCCACTAAGCGCACCCCTTCTCCTCCCTTCACCACCTCAACTTTACAGCAGGAATCTAACCGTAAATTGGGGTTAGGGGCAAAGGATACTATGCGGATTGCTCAAAGTCTCTATGAAAATGGTTATATTACCTACATGAGAACGGACTCAGTACATTTGTCTGATCAAGCCATCACCGCCGCTCGTAGTTGTGTAGAATCCATGTATGGTAAAGAGTATTTAAGCCCAAAACCAAGACAATATAAAACCAAAGCCAAAGGCGCACAGGAAGCCCATGAAGCCATCCGTCCTGCTGGTAGTACTTTCCGTATTCCTAAAGAAACGGGTTTGAGAGATAAAGAGTTGGGGTTATATGATTTAATTTGGAAACGCACCGTAGCCAGTCAAATGGCGGATGCTCAATTAACCCAAATTTCCGTCAATATGGCGGTAGAAGATGCTATATTTCGATCGAGCGGAAAAAGAATCGATTTTGCGGGGTTTTTTAGAGCCTATGTTGAAGGTTCGGACGATCCAGAAGCGGCATTAGAGAATCAAGAAGTTATTTTACCAGATTTGAAGGTAGGAGACAAGCCCGATTGTAAAAAATTAGAGGTGATTCACCACGAAACCCAACCTCCAGCTCGATATACAGAAGCATCCTTGGTGAAAACATTAGAAAGTGAAGGGGTAGGTCGTCCTAGTACTTATGCTAGTATTATAGGTACGATCGTCGATCGAGGTTACGCCCAATTACGCAATAAAGCACTAATTCCCACCTTTACCGCCTTTGCCGTCACTACCCTATTAGAGAAAAATTTTGAGGAATTAGTGGACACCAAATTCACCTCAAAAATGGAGCAAAGCCTTGATGATATTGCATCGGGTAACGAAAAATGGTTGCCTTACCTTGACAAATTCTATCGAGGAGAGAAGGGATTGCAAAATCAGGTGAAAGTGAGAGAAACCGACATTGATCCGCAAACCGCAAAAGCCATAGAATTAGAGAATTTAGACGTAACCGTCAAAATAGGCAAGTTTGGAGCTTATATTGAGGCAAATTACGGTGAAGAAATCGTCAAATCCTCCATTCCTGCCGATCTCACCCCTAGCGATCTTGACTCACGACAAATAGAAGTACTATTAAAGCAAAAATTGGAAGGGCCCCCCATTTTAGGTAATCATCCTGAAACCCAAGAGCCTATATACTTATTAATTGGAACTTATGGTCCTTATGTACAATTAGGCGACAAACCCCAGGGCAAAGCCAAGAAACCGAAAACTGCGTCATTCCCTAAAGGAGTGCAACCCGAAGACATTACCTTAGACATGGCATTGGGATATTTAACCCTTCCTCGTACCTTGGGAGAGCATCCAGAAACAGGAAAGCCCATTAAAACCAGTTTAGGGCGCTTTGGGGCTTATGTTGTCCATGATCAGGGTACAGAAGGTAAAGATTATCGCTCTTTGAAGAAAGAAGACGATGTGTTGACTATAAGTCTCGATCGAGCTTTGGAATTACTGGCACAACCAAAAGCAACACGAGGAAGACGAGGGGCGACAAAACCACCATTAAAAGAGTTAGGGTTACACCCAGAAGACAAAGAACCTATTAACATTTATGAAGGTCCTTATGGAGTATATTTTAAACACGGTAAAACCAATGTTAAACTACCCGACGGAGAAACCGTAGAAAGTATGAATTTAGACAAAGCCTTATTACTTTTACAAGATAAAACTCCAGCCAAAAAAACTGCCACGAAAAAAGCGACTACAGCGAAAAAAACCACCGCAAAAAAAACGACTACTACCCGAAAAGTAAGTAAGAAGTAGTAATAATGAGAGACGTAAAATTTTACGTCTCGACAATGGTTTTGGTAGGGCGATGCACACCCCACGAACAACAACAAATAGTGTTAAATTTTTATAAAAATAGTTATTTTGCGTAACTCTTAAAGTAAACTGAATACAAGTACAATGTTAAAATAATTTTCAGATAATGCTTATAATTAGAGTAAAATCAAATAACAAATTTTTATTATGGAATCAGTATCACTTTCTGAAATAAGTTCCAATTTTGATCATCTTATTAATCAAGTATCAGAAACTAATCAACCTATTCTTTTAAAAGGAAATAGTAATGAAGTAATAATTATTTCTCAAGAAAATTGGTCAGGAATTCAAGAAACTTTGTATGCCAATTCTATTCGAGGATATGTAGATTCGATCGAAGAAATAATTGATACTCCTAAAGAAGAATTGGTTAATGCCAAAAAAATAGAAGAAAATGATTGGCATAACTTAGCTTTAATGAACTTAAATAATGCTTATGATGAGGATGAAGTTGAATATAGTTTAGAGGAAATAAAAGAATTTAATACTGAGTATGAAAGAATGTGATATTATTCTTACTTCTATTCTTCAAGCCGATGGTAAATATAAAAATCGTCCGGCTTTGATTCTCAAAAAAATGCCTAAATATAATGATTTTTTAATGTGTGGAATTAGTGGTAAATTACAACAATATATTAAAAATTTTGATGAGATTATTTCCATCACTGATAACGATTTTTTAGATACGGG
This window contains:
- the topA gene encoding type I DNA topoisomerase — its product is MSTLVIVESPTKAKTIRNYLPKGYQVEASMGHIRDLPSSAEEIPPEFKQFDWARLGVNVENNFEPIYVIPKGKNKTVQQLKQALKSADELILATDEDREGESISWHLLQLLKPKVPIKRMVFHEITKDAIQQALNNCRDIDENLVHAQETRRILDRLVGYTLSPLLWKKIAAGLSAGRVQSVAVRLLVQRERERRAFKEAQYWDLKALLNHAKTNFEAKLTTLKGQKLANGSDFDPKTGKLAPNKKVLVLKEQEATELKARLTGKPWEVKDTEEKATKRTPSPPFTTSTLQQESNRKLGLGAKDTMRIAQSLYENGYITYMRTDSVHLSDQAITAARSCVESMYGKEYLSPKPRQYKTKAKGAQEAHEAIRPAGSTFRIPKETGLRDKELGLYDLIWKRTVASQMADAQLTQISVNMAVEDAIFRSSGKRIDFAGFFRAYVEGSDDPEAALENQEVILPDLKVGDKPDCKKLEVIHHETQPPARYTEASLVKTLESEGVGRPSTYASIIGTIVDRGYAQLRNKALIPTFTAFAVTTLLEKNFEELVDTKFTSKMEQSLDDIASGNEKWLPYLDKFYRGEKGLQNQVKVRETDIDPQTAKAIELENLDVTVKIGKFGAYIEANYGEEIVKSSIPADLTPSDLDSRQIEVLLKQKLEGPPILGNHPETQEPIYLLIGTYGPYVQLGDKPQGKAKKPKTASFPKGVQPEDITLDMALGYLTLPRTLGEHPETGKPIKTSLGRFGAYVVHDQGTEGKDYRSLKKEDDVLTISLDRALELLAQPKATRGRRGATKPPLKELGLHPEDKEPINIYEGPYGVYFKHGKTNVKLPDGETVESMNLDKALLLLQDKTPAKKTATKKATTAKKTTAKKTTTTRKVSKK
- the rpsB gene encoding 30S ribosomal protein S2, translated to MSVVTLKELLDSGVHFGHQTRRWNPKMAPYIYTARNGVHIIDLVQTAQLMDEAYNYIKKAAESGKKVLFVGTKRQAAGIIAQEASRCGAFYINQRWLGGMLTNWETIKSRVARLKDLEELEESGALDRRPKKEASVLRRELNKLQKYLGGIKDMRRVPDVVVIIDIRREHNAIKECEKLNLPVVSMLDTNCNPELVDFPIPANDDAIRSIKLIIGKLADAIYEGRYGKAVAEGRFDEFEESLASGEPDYDEDYEDEEYDEDADSGEEE
- a CDS encoding Uma2 family endonuclease, whose product is MTLTQVNQLPHIQAIIELAKSKNSDSEQVFIINHINWQEYENLLEFMSDNSGVLFKYEEETLVIMSPSRNHEIFKENIGILIETYCLIKKIKFYSLGSTTFRSQKKLKGIEPDKSYCFNSRKEFPDLAIEIIITSGGINSLQIYRDLGVKEVWFWEREKLTVYHLEKEEYQKVQQSRLLPDIDLDLFANLVIKSEPLEAILEFTKTLEEK
- a CDS encoding nitrate ABC transporter ATP-binding protein (This model describes the ATP binding subunits of ATP-binding cassette (ABC) transporters for nitrate transport, or for bicarbonate transport, in bacteria and archaea.); translated protein: MEKQFYQDSFLTIENVSKIYPTPKGDYTVLKDVNLTVNQGEFICVIGHSGCGKSTLLNMVSGFSQPTFGSVKLKGKPITKPGPDRMVVFQNYALLPWLTVFENVYLAIDAVFPEKKEAEKRAIVRDHLALVGLTEASEKKPPQISGGMKQRTSIARALAIRPEVLVLDEPFGALDPITKEELQEELLNIWNEYRCNVLMITHDIDEALFLADRLVMMTNGPSANIGEIMNIPFPRPRDRERIMEDPLYYDLRNYALDFLYNRFAHDVD
- the tsf gene encoding translation elongation factor Ts, encoding MAEITAKLVKELREKTNAGMMDCKKALVENDGDIQKATEWLRQKGITSAEKKAGRVAAEGIVESYIHTGGRIGVLVEVNCETDFVARREDFQALAKNIAMQIAACPNVEYVKIADIPQDIVTKEKEIEMGRDDLGNKPANIKEKIVEGRIQKRLGEMCLLSQPYIREQGITVEELITQQISKIGENIQVRRFTRFVLGEGIEKEETNFAEEVAAQAGLK
- the pth gene encoding aminoacyl-tRNA hydrolase, producing MNEKNIVIPDVIIGLGNPEQKYDRTRHNIGFEIVDYLALKWGFSWQKNQKFNALICEGIAPNRRRIRLVKPLTYMNRSGQSVRAVLDWYKLSADSILVIYDDMDLPFGRIRLRLSGSAGGHNGMKSIISHVGGQNFPRFRIGIGKSGGKEETIGHVLGKFSTTETKIIEELKILTYDAINVSLKDGIEKAMSLYNQKFIEI
- a CDS encoding type II toxin-antitoxin system PemK/MazF family toxin; amino-acid sequence: MKECDIILTSILQADGKYKNRPALILKKMPKYNDFLMCGISGKLQQYIKNFDEIISITDNDFLDTGLKQSSLIRLSFLSVIPSKNIIGNIGFISKHRHQILLHNLSNYLIENRSN
- a CDS encoding cyclic nucleotide-binding domain-containing protein produces the protein MFNKTTEKTMHSVRWILTLGWLFLILSLFYDPISPILTSPDNLVSPLRVNLDVCISVQGSCLEKNYYYLGTPIFWGIIVPSSIFILLIFGHELWRRICPLSFLSQIPRALGWQRKIKRVSNNGAVRFEIPRVDKNSWLGRNYLYVQMAWFFIGLCSRILFVNADRIALAMWLLFTIFVAIFIGYYYGGKSWCNYFCPMSPVQKIYAEPNSLFGSKAHITDEKITQSMCRIIEDNQEKSACIACQSPCIDIDSERSYWDGINHKNRQLLYYGYFGLVIGYFLYYYLYAGNWDYYFSGIWAYEKNQLTTLFNPGFYLFNQPIPIPKIIAVPLTLSFSTFVAYYLGKNIENLLCKNYQNRLSSELIRHRIFTVITFIIFDFFFIFAGRSWLVLLPIKVQYIWDFMLVFLSSIWLYQNWDKSPEVYNKESLSSRFRKQLKKLGLNISRFLEGKSLENLNTDEVYVLAKVLPEFTKDKRQEVYKNVLKESLEEGYVNTVSSLEVLAQMRSQLGINEDEHRIILTELGVEDPSLLDVSKLHSLENSVRLTGYRKALERMLSLQQKTSIEDLLQNNSQDIRKLRQEYSITYQEEEEILQGLQPESGIIAKSEHILAQLEYLIERYHTLNQPRFLPQGEVLNLLRKTVTEKKRLLIRGLLEIIEKSEDLSINEEIARNLVNLSPSVLLETLSNPASNWSNRLPNNVLSILKQPNKNVSCALDINEATIIDHLHSLVLESNPIIQAISLYILAQVNFEIAKEEAKNILAEKPHFLVTDIVNILIKSEKLSLNKCEILAKIIYLSNASFFERTYSNTLIKLGELSYFKNYQENEIISDEGDTCRELLLLIEGRVEIIKPCVDDTPIISSLLPGQILDELEVLAHEKQSGKIIAKTTPTKILAIAVDTFDEILEQDQEFSRRILELETSRLKQIIN
- a CDS encoding type II toxin-antitoxin system Phd/YefM family antitoxin — protein: MESVSLSEISSNFDHLINQVSETNQPILLKGNSNEVIIISQENWSGIQETLYANSIRGYVDSIEEIIDTPKEELVNAKKIEENDWHNLALMNLNNAYDEDEVEYSLEEIKEFNTEYERM